Proteins from one Sarcophilus harrisii chromosome 2, mSarHar1.11, whole genome shotgun sequence genomic window:
- the CAPN3 gene encoding calpain-3 isoform X3 translates to MTCGLVKGHAYSVTGLEETTFKGEKVKLVRLRNPWGQVEWNGSWSDGWKDWVLIEKEEKSRLQHQVTEDGEFWMSYEDFMYHFTKLEICNLTADALESDKLQTWTVSVNEGRWVRGCSAGGCRNFPDTFWTNPQYRLKLLEEDDDPEDTEVVCSFLVALMQKNRRKDRKLGANLFTIGFAIYEVPKEMHGNKQHLQKDFFLYNASKARSKTYINMREVSERFRLPPSEYVIVPSTYDPHQEGEFILRVFSEKRNLSEDVENTIAVDHPVPTPGNTDRESEEQVQFRNIFRQIAGDDMEICADELKNVLNTVVNKHQDLKIDGFTLESCRSMIALMDTDGSGRLNLQEFHHLWKKIKSWQKIFKHYDTDHSGTINSYEMRNAVNDAGFHLNSQLYDIITMRYADKHMNINFDSFICCFVRLEGMFRAFQAFDKDGDGIIKLNVLEWLQLTMYA, encoded by the exons ATGACCTGCGGGCTGGTCAAAGGTCATGCATATTCAGTCACTGGACTAGAAGAG ACAACATTTAAAGGAGAGAAGGTGAAGTTGGTGCGGCTGAGGAACCCGTGGGGTCAGGTGGAATGGAATGGCTCCTGGAGTGATGG CTGGAAGGACTGGGTCCTGattgaaaaagaggagaaatctCGCTTGCAGCACCAGGTGACAGAAGATGGAGAGTTCTG GATGTCCTATGAAGATTTCATGTATCATTTCACAAAGCTTGAAATCTGCAACCTCACAGCTGATGCCCTGGAATCTGACAAGCTCCAGACCTGGACTGTCTCTGTGAATGAGGGCCGCTGGGTGCGGGGATGCTCTGCTGGAGGCTGTCGCAACTTTCCAG ACACTTTTTGGACCAACCCTCAGTATCGCCTGAAACTTCTGGAAGAAGATGATGACCCTGAAGACACTGAGGTTGTCTGCAGCTTCCTAGTGGCCCTGATGCAAAAGAATAGGAGGAAGGATCGGAAACTGGGAGCCAACCTTTTCACCATTGGTTTTGCTATCTATGAG gtgccAAAAGAG ATGCATGGGAACAAACAACATCTACAGAAGGATTTTTTTCTGTACAACGCCTCCAAAGCCCGGAGTAAAACCTACATCAACATGCGCGAAGTGTCTGAGCGCTTCCGCCTGCCGCCCAGCGAGTATGTCATCGTCCCCTCCACTTACGATCCACACCAGGAGGGAGAATTCATCCTTCGCGTCTTTTCTGAAAAAAGGAACCTCTCTGA agaTGTAGAAAATACAATTGCTGTGGATCATCCCGTG CCAACCCCAGGTAACACTGACCGGGAGAGCGAGGAGCAGGTGCAATTCAGGAACATTTTTCGGCAGATTGCGGGTGAT GACATGGAAATTTGTGCTGATGAACTCAAGAATGTTCTCAACACAGTGGTGAATAAAC ATCAAGACTTGAAGATAGATGGATTCACCCTAGAATCCTGCCGAAGCATGATTGCCCTGATGGAT ACGGATGGTTCTGGACGGCTGAACCTGCAGGAATTTCACCACCTCTGGAAGAAGATCAAGAGCTGGCAG AAAATCTTCAAACACTATGACACAGACCACTCCGGTACCATCAACAGCTATGAGATGCGCAATGCTGTGAATGATGCGG GCTTCCACCTCAACAGTCAGCTCTACGATATTATCACCATGCGTTATGCAGACAAGCATATGAACATCAACTTTGACAGCTTCATCTGCTGCTTTGTACGGCTGGAGGGCATGTTCA GAGCTTTTCAAGCTTTTGACAAGGATGGAGACGGCATCATTAAGCTCAATGTTCTAGAG TGGCTGCAGCTTACAATGTATGCCTGA